A single genomic interval of Streptomyces sp. NBC_00663 harbors:
- a CDS encoding response regulator transcription factor, producing MRNRVLIADDDRALRESLERALELEGYDVVGAADGVEALARIRREPFDALVVDVMMPHVDGLAVCRVLRADGDRTPTLLLTARNETPYRVAGLDAGADDYLPKPFSVPELLARLRALLRRAALTPGTGAPEAGVPDRSGAPLRIASLRVEPAARRAWWAGAELALTKTEFDLLQLLVRNEGIVLHHATVYREVWGPDAGVDTKNLAGHIGCLRRRLAAAGAPAGLIHTVRGVGYAARRP from the coding sequence ATGCGGAACCGTGTCCTCATCGCCGACGACGATCGCGCGCTACGTGAGTCCCTTGAACGGGCGCTGGAACTGGAGGGGTACGACGTGGTCGGCGCCGCCGACGGTGTCGAGGCGCTGGCACGGATCCGCCGGGAGCCGTTCGACGCGCTCGTCGTCGATGTGATGATGCCCCACGTCGACGGACTGGCGGTCTGCCGGGTGCTGCGCGCCGATGGCGACCGCACACCGACGCTGCTGCTCACCGCGCGGAACGAGACCCCCTACCGGGTCGCCGGTCTGGACGCAGGCGCCGACGACTATCTGCCCAAACCCTTCTCCGTGCCCGAACTGCTCGCCCGATTACGGGCGTTGCTGCGTCGAGCCGCCCTGACGCCGGGAACCGGGGCGCCGGAGGCGGGCGTACCGGACAGGAGCGGAGCCCCGCTGCGGATCGCGTCGCTGCGCGTCGAGCCGGCCGCCCGGCGCGCCTGGTGGGCCGGCGCGGAACTGGCCCTGACGAAGACGGAGTTCGACCTTCTTCAGCTGCTGGTCCGCAACGAGGGAATCGTGCTGCACCACGCGACCGTCTACCGGGAGGTCTGGGGTCCCGACGCCGGCGTGGACACCAAGAACCTGGCCGGTCACATCGGCTGTCTGCGGCGCAGGCTCGCCGCCGCCGGCGCGCCCGCCGGCCTCATCCACACCGTCCGCGGTGTCGGATACGCGGCACGGCGGCCATGA
- a CDS encoding DUF3500 domain-containing protein, which produces MSAVVPPGRTPARARRTVAALAVCIALGVTGCTALGSATSSAQLAAEAPIPASARHTGAGGANTTQVVKAAKAFLATLSDEQKDTALYDFDDPAKKTGWSNFPTPVVERNGLKLGDLTDEQEAAALKVMEASLSEQGYEELVEIRASDDYLAALPPRPRPTPTGTPTGGPGGGGGGGGGGGGGGGANFGSEWYYISFFGQPSRNGQFMVQFGGHHAAYNITYAGGSVSLSPTLTAVEPEEFDLSDGTHLAPLADKRATAVGAVQALTADELAAAEIDGSFDDLYLGPGHDGPFPAEPEGVLVGDLTKKQQAKVTAMLRTWVDDLEEKAAARLLHKYVSEYDRTYIGWSGGTTIDNDQTYIRLDGPSAWVEFSNQPGASTDEIHQHTIFRDETADYGWE; this is translated from the coding sequence ATGTCCGCCGTCGTCCCTCCCGGGAGAACCCCCGCGCGTGCACGCCGCACCGTCGCCGCCCTCGCCGTGTGCATCGCCCTCGGTGTGACCGGCTGCACCGCCCTCGGCTCCGCCACCTCCTCGGCGCAGCTCGCGGCCGAGGCGCCGATCCCGGCCTCCGCACGGCACACCGGAGCCGGCGGGGCGAACACCACCCAGGTCGTGAAGGCCGCCAAGGCGTTCCTCGCGACGCTGTCCGACGAGCAGAAGGACACCGCGCTCTACGACTTCGACGACCCGGCGAAGAAGACCGGCTGGTCGAACTTCCCCACCCCCGTCGTGGAACGCAACGGTCTCAAGCTCGGCGACCTCACCGACGAGCAGGAGGCAGCCGCCCTCAAGGTCATGGAGGCCTCGCTCAGCGAGCAGGGCTACGAGGAACTCGTGGAGATCCGCGCGTCCGACGACTACCTCGCCGCGCTGCCGCCGAGGCCCCGGCCCACACCCACCGGCACGCCCACCGGCGGCCCCGGCGGTGGCGGAGGCGGTGGCGGGGGCGGGGGCGGGGGCGGCGGCGCCAACTTCGGCTCGGAGTGGTACTACATCTCCTTCTTCGGACAGCCCAGCAGGAACGGGCAGTTCATGGTCCAGTTCGGCGGCCACCACGCGGCGTACAACATCACCTACGCGGGCGGAAGCGTGTCCCTCTCCCCCACCCTGACCGCCGTGGAGCCAGAGGAGTTCGACCTGTCGGACGGCACGCACCTCGCCCCGCTGGCGGACAAGCGGGCCACCGCTGTCGGCGCCGTCCAGGCGCTCACCGCCGACGAACTGGCCGCCGCCGAGATCGACGGCAGCTTCGACGACCTCTACCTCGGCCCGGGCCACGACGGCCCGTTCCCGGCCGAGCCCGAGGGCGTCCTCGTCGGCGACCTCACCAAGAAGCAACAGGCCAAGGTCACCGCGATGCTGCGGACCTGGGTCGACGACCTGGAGGAGAAGGCCGCGGCGCGGTTGCTGCACAAGTACGTCTCCGAGTACGACAGGACGTACATCGGCTGGAGCGGCGGGACGACGATCGACAACGACCAGACGTACATACGGCTCGACGGGCCGTCCGCCTGGGTCGAGTTCTCCAACCAGCCCGGTGCCTCGACCGACGAGATCCACCAGCACACGATCTTCCGGGACGAGACCGCCGACTACGGCTGGGAGTGA
- a CDS encoding HupE/UreJ family protein, whose amino-acid sequence MRRLLPALVITVLTVFLLAGGLASPAGAHPMSTSAVLLDIGDDRVQGEVRLPLDRLSVAVHRDLTRADVLGADRAFLKNYTAGHIAAASDDGRSWAVSLGTGSVRAIDGTPHLVYPLELRPPDGQVTDFRLRYDVIVEELLTHRIFVTVRYDFDRGILKTDDAETLGVLDHETQSLDVPAGQGSWLRGFATTAGLGIEHVGSGADHLLFLLMLLLPAPLMAAGGRWRAAAPSARRSVVRVVHVVTAFAIGHSLTLAAAAAGLLDVPSRPVETLIALSIAVSAVHAVRPLAARGEVLIAAGFGLVHGLAFASLIGDLGLARGSLVTTLLGFNLGIELTQLLVVALLMPSLLVLARTGAYTAFRVGVAGVGLVFSVSWMLERAGLTPTDPFAGVQTWLVQNPLLIAAAVAALAFAARRPALPPLARRVRPRR is encoded by the coding sequence GTGCGCCGTCTTCTCCCCGCGCTGGTGATCACGGTGCTCACGGTGTTCCTGCTGGCCGGCGGCCTCGCGTCGCCGGCCGGCGCCCATCCCATGAGCACCTCCGCCGTCCTCCTCGACATCGGTGACGACCGCGTCCAGGGGGAGGTGCGGCTGCCCCTCGACCGGCTCTCCGTCGCCGTGCACCGCGACCTCACCCGCGCCGACGTCCTCGGCGCAGACCGTGCTTTCCTGAAGAACTACACCGCCGGGCACATCGCCGCCGCCTCTGACGACGGCAGGTCCTGGGCCGTCTCACTCGGCACCGGTTCGGTCCGTGCGATCGACGGGACACCCCATCTGGTCTACCCACTCGAACTGCGCCCGCCCGACGGGCAGGTCACCGACTTCCGGCTGCGCTACGACGTCATCGTCGAGGAACTGCTCACCCACCGGATCTTCGTCACCGTCCGGTACGACTTCGACCGCGGCATCCTCAAGACCGACGACGCCGAGACACTCGGTGTCCTCGACCACGAGACGCAGAGCCTGGACGTCCCCGCGGGCCAGGGCTCATGGCTGCGGGGGTTCGCCACCACCGCCGGTCTCGGCATCGAGCACGTCGGCTCGGGCGCCGACCACCTGCTGTTCCTGCTCATGCTGCTCCTTCCGGCCCCACTGATGGCGGCCGGGGGCCGGTGGCGGGCCGCAGCACCATCGGCGCGACGGAGTGTCGTCCGAGTCGTGCACGTGGTCACCGCCTTCGCGATCGGTCACTCCCTCACCCTGGCGGCCGCGGCCGCCGGACTGCTCGACGTGCCGTCCCGGCCGGTCGAGACGCTGATCGCCCTTTCGATCGCGGTGTCCGCCGTCCATGCCGTACGACCGCTGGCTGCGCGGGGTGAGGTGCTCATCGCCGCCGGTTTCGGCCTCGTCCACGGGCTGGCGTTCGCCTCGCTCATCGGCGACCTCGGCCTGGCCCGTGGCTCGCTGGTGACCACGCTGCTCGGCTTCAACCTGGGCATCGAGCTGACCCAGTTGCTCGTCGTCGCCCTGCTGATGCCGTCGCTGCTCGTCCTGGCGCGCACCGGGGCCTACACCGCGTTCCGCGTCGGCGTGGCCGGCGTCGGCCTGGTGTTCTCGGTGTCCTGGATGCTGGAACGGGCGGGGCTGACTCCCACCGACCCGTTCGCGGGCGTACAGACGTGGCTGGTCCAGAACCCTCTGCTCATCGCCGCGGCGGTCGCGGCCCTCGCCTTCGCCGCCCGGCGCCCCGCACTCCCACCGCTCGCCCGGCGCGTGCGGCCGCGCCGTTGA
- a CDS encoding sensor histidine kinase: MIDNLKRYLHCRPRRVDAALAAVLLLACACPASSLTFPGHGLALPWWPGFMLSAVPCAFLLWRRTRPRAAVAVALGCATAAVGLGYLVTPLLLGPLMAALYSLAARTGRGTANAFAFTGVALLTCTALIAGPAYEPLVVKLLGPAFWLLLPTSAGTVNRLHRACLEAERARAEHAERVRDEEARRRVTEERLRIARDLHDVVAHHLVLTKVQAEAVVRFLRTRPDDAERLAAELTGTATSALRELKATVGLLRDANGSEEPREAIVSLSRLSDLAASFEGAGLSVSVTEEGRPRQLAAGAGLAAYRIVQEALTNVTKHAATRSAEVRLAYTCDRLIVTVINDGVREHVDHPVPNGGFGLTGMHERARSAGGRLLAGPRPLGGFEVVAELPLLGGAVGVPARS; this comes from the coding sequence ATGATCGACAACCTGAAGCGGTATCTGCACTGCCGCCCCCGCCGCGTCGACGCCGCGCTCGCCGCCGTCCTCCTCCTCGCCTGTGCCTGCCCCGCCAGTTCGCTCACGTTCCCGGGACACGGCCTCGCCCTCCCGTGGTGGCCGGGCTTCATGCTGTCCGCTGTCCCCTGCGCTTTCCTCCTGTGGCGTCGCACCCGTCCGCGGGCGGCGGTGGCGGTGGCCCTCGGCTGTGCCACGGCCGCGGTCGGGCTCGGGTATCTCGTCACGCCCCTCCTGCTGGGACCCCTGATGGCCGCGCTGTACTCGCTGGCCGCCCGCACCGGCCGAGGGACCGCGAACGCCTTCGCGTTCACCGGCGTCGCGTTGCTGACCTGCACGGCGCTGATCGCCGGCCCGGCCTACGAGCCCCTGGTCGTCAAGCTGCTCGGCCCCGCCTTCTGGCTGCTGCTGCCCACGTCCGCGGGCACCGTGAACCGGCTGCACAGGGCCTGTCTGGAAGCCGAACGGGCCCGCGCCGAGCACGCCGAGCGCGTCCGGGACGAGGAAGCGCGGCGCCGGGTCACCGAGGAACGCCTGCGTATCGCCCGCGACCTGCACGACGTCGTCGCCCACCACCTCGTCCTCACCAAGGTCCAGGCGGAGGCCGTCGTCCGCTTCCTGCGCACCCGGCCCGACGACGCCGAGCGACTGGCCGCCGAGCTCACGGGCACCGCCACCTCGGCGCTGCGCGAACTCAAGGCCACCGTGGGACTGCTGCGCGACGCGAACGGATCCGAGGAACCGCGGGAGGCCATCGTCTCGCTCTCCCGGCTTTCCGACCTGGCAGCCTCCTTCGAAGGAGCTGGTCTCTCGGTGTCCGTCACCGAGGAAGGGCGGCCGCGACAGCTCGCGGCCGGTGCCGGTCTCGCCGCTTACCGCATCGTGCAGGAGGCGCTCACCAACGTCACCAAGCACGCCGCCACCCGGTCCGCCGAGGTCCGGCTCGCCTACACCTGTGACCGGCTGATCGTCACGGTCATCAACGACGGAGTCCGGGAACACGTCGACCACCCTGTCCCGAACGGCGGTTTCGGGCTCACCGGTATGCACGAGCGGGCCCGCTCGGCCGGCGGCCGGCTGCTTGCGGGCCCCCGGCCTCTGGGCGGTTTCGAGGTCGTCGCGGAACTCCCTCTGCTCGGTGGCGCCGTCGGCGTACCCGCGAGGAGCTGA
- a CDS encoding zinc-dependent alcohol dehydrogenase: MATMKSLWTAGVGKVEVLDVERPVPGPKDALVRIRACGICGTDVSFLHMGGMPARAHLGGELVPVPLGHEPAGEIVEVGAEVTGLKAGDRVVVDPTDHPSGLIGCGGRYGAMSEYLLIENAELGKNLATFPDTVPFAVAALNEPMAVARHCVNRSEAGPDDRVVVFGAGPIGLGAAIWLKLRGVRHVVVADVIPARLEKALAVGADAVIDSAQEDMTARLTELHGQAANALGQPRPGTDIYIDAAGAPAVFDTVIANAKWHAKLVMVAVQKKGSEIDLGGMLRSELTLVASQGYPTEIFEVTPELAEHQERFARLISHRVPFSDAERAYELALTPGAAEKVVVTLDA, translated from the coding sequence ATGGCCACGATGAAGTCCCTCTGGACCGCCGGTGTCGGCAAGGTCGAGGTGCTGGACGTCGAGCGTCCCGTACCCGGCCCGAAGGACGCCCTTGTCCGCATCCGCGCCTGCGGCATCTGCGGTACCGACGTGTCCTTCCTGCACATGGGCGGCATGCCCGCACGGGCGCATCTGGGCGGGGAACTGGTCCCGGTGCCGCTCGGCCACGAGCCGGCCGGGGAGATCGTCGAGGTCGGTGCCGAGGTCACCGGCCTCAAGGCGGGCGACCGGGTGGTGGTCGACCCGACGGACCACCCCAGCGGCCTCATCGGCTGCGGCGGCCGGTACGGCGCGATGAGCGAGTACCTGCTCATCGAGAACGCCGAACTCGGCAAGAACCTGGCGACCTTCCCCGACACCGTGCCCTTCGCGGTCGCCGCGCTGAACGAGCCCATGGCCGTCGCCCGGCACTGCGTCAACCGCTCGGAGGCCGGCCCGGACGACCGGGTCGTCGTCTTCGGCGCCGGCCCGATCGGACTCGGGGCGGCCATCTGGCTCAAGCTGCGCGGCGTGCGGCACGTGGTGGTGGCCGACGTCATCCCCGCCCGGCTGGAGAAGGCCCTGGCCGTCGGGGCGGACGCCGTCATCGACTCCGCCCAGGAGGACATGACCGCGCGCCTGACCGAGCTGCACGGCCAGGCCGCCAACGCCCTCGGCCAGCCCCGGCCGGGCACCGACATCTACATCGACGCGGCCGGTGCGCCGGCCGTCTTCGACACCGTGATCGCCAATGCCAAGTGGCACGCCAAGCTGGTCATGGTCGCCGTACAGAAGAAGGGGTCCGAGATCGACCTCGGCGGCATGCTCCGCAGCGAGCTGACCCTCGTCGCCTCCCAGGGCTACCCGACCGAGATCTTCGAGGTCACGCCCGAACTCGCCGAGCACCAGGAGCGGTTCGCCAGACTGATCAGCCACCGCGTCCCCTTCTCCGATGCCGAGCGGGCCTACGAGCTCGCCCTCACCCCGGGCGCCGCCGAGAAGGTCGTCGTCACCCTCGACGCGTAG
- a CDS encoding apiosidase-like domain-containing protein produces the protein MTLHAWHRTELSLIAERDHPDPYPDVELWADFTHRPTGIVLRRPAFWDSGSTWRLRFAAPAPGVWTWHTDGNVDDSGLVGRTGELTVAAAESARRFERHGFWRMSPGARSLVHADGTPALLVADTAWALPWRATPDDVRIYAADRAAKGFNAALLMSVQPDMHARGPRDRTEDEGFGVGFEDLEHGRLAHLDPAYFQYLDGLLDILHDHGIVPVLQPVFQGFGWKGRSVAGTVVSPEEYARYCRYLVARYGARPVVYLVGADGSGEEPQVAAGGEEIEAWDAYGQPCGLHYRPHGRGRAHQDAVWLDFQWCQTGHFGEHLPERVADMWRNEPDKGVANGEPTYENSGETGKAAGWWQGHEAWSNLCAGGTMGVVYGAGSLWQWRLHAEEGDHEPYFLAPDCGWREALDFEGSRYVGLVGRVLDGLPTTDMRPDRDRAMAGRALNSPDGTLYIAYAEHGGPLRLNPETAKTFPRSYRVVDPRTGETVGQGVRGADDLTVPGKGGTPLVFVCHDA, from the coding sequence ATGACCCTCCACGCCTGGCACCGGACCGAGCTGTCCCTCATCGCCGAACGCGACCACCCCGACCCGTACCCGGACGTCGAGCTGTGGGCCGACTTCACGCACCGGCCCACCGGAATCGTCCTGCGTCGCCCCGCCTTTTGGGACAGTGGCTCCACCTGGCGCCTGCGGTTCGCCGCGCCGGCTCCGGGAGTCTGGACGTGGCACACGGACGGCAACGTCGACGACTCCGGACTCGTCGGCCGCACCGGTGAACTCACCGTGGCGGCGGCCGAGTCCGCCCGTCGCTTCGAACGCCACGGCTTCTGGCGCATGTCCCCGGGCGCCCGCAGCCTGGTGCACGCCGACGGCACGCCCGCCCTCCTCGTCGCCGACACGGCCTGGGCGCTGCCCTGGCGGGCCACGCCCGATGACGTGCGCATCTACGCCGCGGACCGCGCCGCGAAGGGGTTCAACGCCGCCCTGCTCATGAGCGTGCAGCCAGACATGCACGCGAGAGGCCCCCGCGACCGTACCGAGGACGAAGGCTTCGGCGTCGGCTTCGAAGACCTGGAGCACGGCCGCCTCGCGCACCTCGACCCCGCCTACTTCCAGTATCTGGACGGGCTGTTGGACATCCTCCACGATCACGGCATCGTCCCCGTCCTGCAGCCCGTCTTCCAGGGGTTCGGCTGGAAGGGACGGTCGGTGGCGGGCACGGTGGTGTCGCCGGAGGAATACGCGCGCTACTGCCGCTACCTGGTGGCCCGTTACGGCGCCCGTCCCGTCGTCTACCTGGTGGGCGCGGACGGTTCCGGCGAGGAGCCGCAGGTCGCCGCCGGCGGCGAAGAGATCGAGGCGTGGGACGCGTACGGCCAACCCTGCGGCCTTCACTACCGGCCGCACGGCCGTGGCCGCGCCCATCAGGACGCCGTCTGGCTCGACTTCCAGTGGTGCCAGACCGGCCACTTCGGAGAGCACCTGCCCGAGCGGGTCGCCGACATGTGGCGCAACGAACCGGACAAGGGCGTCGCCAACGGCGAACCCACCTACGAGAACTCTGGGGAGACGGGGAAAGCCGCCGGCTGGTGGCAGGGCCACGAGGCCTGGTCCAACCTGTGCGCCGGCGGCACCATGGGCGTCGTCTACGGCGCGGGAAGCCTGTGGCAGTGGCGACTGCACGCCGAGGAGGGTGACCACGAGCCGTACTTCCTCGCCCCGGACTGCGGCTGGCGGGAAGCGCTGGACTTCGAGGGCTCCCGCTACGTCGGCCTGGTCGGCCGTGTCCTGGACGGGCTGCCGACGACTGACATGCGCCCGGACCGGGACCGCGCGATGGCCGGCAGAGCCCTGAACTCCCCGGACGGCACCCTGTACATCGCCTACGCCGAACACGGTGGACCGCTGCGGCTGAACCCCGAGACCGCGAAGACGTTTCCGCGCTCCTACCGGGTCGTCGATCCGCGGACGGGAGAGACGGTGGGCCAGGGCGTGCGCGGCGCCGACGACCTGACCGTTCCGGGCAAGGGCGGCACGCCACTCGTCTTCGTCTGTCACGACGCCTGA
- a CDS encoding substrate-binding domain-containing protein: MRVGWGDIRASKRRAVPCSRRRGVGNRYRRVRDALDADVDFTAVLAGTDAIAVGAMAALREASLRVPRDVSLIGFDDVPYAADLTPSLTTVRVPYEELGGTAVRLALDCEDAITGDDHVVLSTQLVIRESVRPHK, encoded by the coding sequence CTGCGCGTTGGGTGGGGTGACATTCGTGCATCGAAACGTCGTGCGGTTCCCTGTTCTCGCCGGCGTGGAGTTGGGAACCGCTATCGCCGAGTGCGTGACGCGCTGGATGCCGACGTCGACTTCACCGCGGTCCTGGCCGGTACCGACGCGATCGCCGTCGGCGCGATGGCAGCCCTGCGCGAGGCGAGCCTGCGGGTGCCCCGTGACGTCTCGCTCATCGGCTTCGACGACGTTCCCTATGCGGCGGATCTGACGCCGTCCCTCACCACGGTCCGGGTCCCGTACGAGGAACTCGGGGGGACCGCCGTACGCCTGGCGCTCGACTGCGAGGATGCCATCACGGGCGACGACCATGTCGTCCTGAGCACCCAGTTGGTGATCCGGGAGTCGGTGCGGCCGCACAAGTGA
- a CDS encoding flavin reductase family protein produces the protein MTDLDPFTDLLDYPMYVVTTQADGERAGCLVGFASQCSIRPARFMVWLSKANRTYRVAERADRLAVHLLHHGQDRLARLFGGETGDHTDKFTQVPWHAGPGGLPVLDEAPAWFVGRVENRIDGGDHVGFLLTPEAAEGLTGSRTPVLTLSDTHDIAPGHPAN, from the coding sequence GTGACCGATCTCGACCCTTTCACCGATCTGCTCGACTACCCGATGTACGTCGTGACCACGCAGGCCGACGGGGAAAGGGCCGGATGTCTGGTCGGATTCGCCTCGCAGTGCTCGATTCGGCCCGCCCGGTTCATGGTCTGGCTGTCCAAAGCCAACCGGACCTACCGTGTAGCCGAGCGCGCCGACCGACTCGCGGTCCATCTTCTGCACCACGGCCAGGACCGGCTGGCCCGGCTCTTCGGCGGTGAAACCGGCGACCACACCGACAAGTTCACCCAGGTCCCGTGGCACGCGGGACCGGGCGGTCTACCGGTTCTGGACGAGGCTCCCGCCTGGTTTGTCGGCCGCGTGGAGAACCGGATCGATGGCGGCGACCACGTCGGTTTCCTGCTCACCCCTGAGGCGGCGGAAGGTCTCACGGGCAGCCGCACCCCCGTGCTGACATTGAGCGACACCCATGACATCGCTCCGGGCCACCCAGCGAACTGA
- a CDS encoding DUF6131 family protein encodes MIALGIILLIVGFLTGISILWTLGIILAVVGAVFWAMGSMGHAVAGRRHYW; translated from the coding sequence ATGATCGCGCTCGGCATCATTCTTCTTATCGTCGGTTTCCTCACCGGCATATCGATCCTGTGGACTCTCGGCATCATTCTTGCCGTGGTCGGCGCCGTCTTCTGGGCCATGGGTTCCATGGGGCACGCGGTCGCCGGTCGACGCCACTATTGGTGA
- a CDS encoding response regulator transcription factor, translating to MRIMIADDEAAIRDSLERVLQVEGYDTSTVANGLAVLDGIVGADGDTLDLLILDVMMPRLGGLETCRRLRAAGRDLPVLMLTARDQVSDRVTGLDAGADDYLPKPFATEELLARVRALLRRRTQSDDESQILSFADVRLDPDRFEAWRGGRPLRLTRTEFSLLQVLMSNATRVLTRDALFEAIWGFDMSATANNLQVYVSYLRRKMEAEGEPRLIYTLRGLGYVLRETPP from the coding sequence GTGCGGATCATGATCGCGGATGATGAAGCGGCCATCCGTGACTCGCTGGAGCGGGTGCTCCAGGTCGAGGGTTACGACACCAGCACCGTCGCCAACGGTCTCGCCGTGCTCGACGGGATCGTCGGGGCCGACGGCGACACGCTGGATCTGCTGATCCTCGACGTGATGATGCCCCGCCTCGGCGGGCTGGAGACCTGCCGGCGGTTGCGGGCCGCGGGCCGGGATCTGCCGGTGCTGATGCTGACCGCCCGTGACCAGGTCTCCGACCGGGTCACAGGGCTGGACGCGGGCGCCGACGACTACCTGCCCAAGCCGTTCGCCACCGAGGAGTTGCTGGCCCGGGTGCGGGCCCTGCTGCGCCGGCGCACGCAGTCCGACGACGAGTCGCAGATCCTGTCGTTCGCCGATGTCCGGCTCGATCCCGACAGGTTCGAGGCGTGGCGGGGCGGGCGGCCGCTGCGTCTGACCCGGACCGAGTTCTCCCTCTTGCAGGTCCTCATGAGCAACGCGACCCGGGTCTTGACCCGCGATGCGCTGTTCGAGGCGATCTGGGGCTTCGACATGAGCGCCACTGCCAACAACCTCCAGGTATATGTGAGTTACCTGCGCCGCAAGATGGAGGCCGAGGGTGAGCCGCGATTGATCTACACGCTGCGCGGCCTGGGTTACGTGCTGCGGGAGACTCCTCCGTGA
- a CDS encoding sensor histidine kinase, translating to MSRPAGREPRRLTRWWRQRSLRSRLTVIAATAIALSVFVAFQVASELLGWELRDAAENQLRADSRVLATNAERAGLAQVQLPPYPGSGRLVRVILPDGSTRTPAGQPVLPPVSEHAGRVAQGASADLMESKDSDEDGYLIYTLRAGDGAVQVAQVADDSPINQFGFGMLLIGLLCVLGGTLVGRAVARTGLGPIDRLTAAAVRVAHTRDLDADIPDEGGGEIRRLIQSINDMLAALRDSRRAQRLLAEDAAHELKTPLTSLRLNVELLIRLDRRGTLDSALPAESRTRLLNDLGAQVAELSTLVAELTDLARGDVSDESTELLDLADVVAAAAARTCSRAPDVEVALDVTSVWVSGRPAALERAVLNLIDNAGKWSPADQPVQVRLRAEDASVVLEVDDAGPGIDAADVPRVFDRFYRADSARALPGSGLGLSIVQRVVDAHGGRASVARSARGGALLRVDLPAAAPPAPTARLTAGEDTTAC from the coding sequence GTGAGCAGGCCCGCCGGCCGGGAACCGCGCCGGCTGACCCGATGGTGGCGCCAACGGTCCCTGCGGAGCAGGCTGACGGTGATCGCGGCGACGGCCATCGCGCTCAGCGTGTTCGTGGCCTTCCAGGTGGCCAGCGAACTACTGGGCTGGGAGCTGCGGGACGCCGCCGAGAACCAGCTGCGCGCCGACTCCCGCGTCCTGGCGACGAACGCGGAGCGCGCCGGTCTGGCGCAGGTCCAGCTACCGCCGTATCCAGGATCCGGTCGGCTGGTGCGGGTCATCCTGCCCGACGGCTCGACCCGGACGCCGGCAGGCCAACCCGTGCTGCCCCCCGTCAGCGAGCACGCCGGGCGCGTGGCGCAGGGCGCGTCGGCCGATTTGATGGAGTCGAAGGACAGCGATGAGGACGGCTACCTCATCTACACGCTGCGGGCAGGCGACGGCGCGGTCCAGGTGGCCCAGGTCGCCGACGACAGCCCGATCAACCAGTTCGGGTTCGGCATGCTGCTGATCGGGCTGCTCTGCGTGCTCGGCGGCACCCTTGTAGGGCGGGCCGTGGCGCGGACCGGGCTGGGCCCGATCGACCGGCTGACCGCCGCCGCGGTACGTGTCGCGCACACCCGGGATCTCGACGCCGACATCCCGGATGAGGGCGGTGGGGAGATCCGGCGGCTGATCCAGTCGATCAACGACATGCTCGCCGCGCTCCGGGACTCCCGGCGGGCCCAGCGGCTGCTCGCCGAGGACGCCGCCCACGAGCTCAAGACCCCGCTCACCAGCCTGCGCCTCAACGTCGAGCTGCTGATCCGGCTCGATCGGCGCGGCACCCTGGACAGCGCATTGCCGGCGGAGAGCCGGACCCGGCTGCTCAACGATCTCGGCGCCCAGGTGGCCGAGTTGAGCACGCTTGTCGCCGAGCTGACCGACCTGGCGCGCGGTGACGTCAGCGACGAGAGCACCGAGCTGCTCGACCTCGCTGACGTGGTGGCGGCCGCCGCGGCCCGGACATGTTCCCGCGCGCCCGACGTCGAGGTCGCGCTCGACGTGACCTCTGTGTGGGTGAGCGGGCGTCCCGCTGCGCTCGAGCGGGCGGTGCTCAACCTCATCGACAACGCCGGCAAGTGGTCCCCCGCGGACCAGCCGGTCCAGGTCCGGCTCCGTGCCGAGGACGCCTCGGTGGTGCTCGAGGTCGACGACGCCGGGCCGGGCATCGACGCCGCCGACGTACCGCGGGTGTTCGACCGGTTCTACCGTGCCGACAGCGCCCGGGCGTTGCCGGGATCCGGTCTGGGGCTGTCGATCGTGCAGCGGGTCGTCGACGCCCACGGCGGCCGGGCCAGCGTCGCCCGCTCCGCACGCGGTGGCGCGCTGCTTCGGGTCGACCTTCCGGCCGCGGCCCCGCCCGCCCCGACCGCGCGGCTCACCGCCGGGGAGGACACCACGGCGTGCTGA